The nucleotide window GGAAGTTCTGTCTAAATTACTCGATAATGCTTGTAAATTTACCACCGCCGAAGGGACTGTCACCATTGAAGTCAATCATAATAGTCCACAACAATTAGAAGTCACCATCTCTGATACAGGACGAGGCATAGAACCCAATCGTCTCGAAACCGTGTTCGATCGATTTTATCAAGAAGAGGGGGCTTTACGGCGTTCTGCCGGGGGGACAGGATTAGGATTAGCCATTTGCCGACAAATTGTCAGGGGTTGGGGGGGTCAAATTTGGGCAGAATCTGAAGGAAAAAATCATGGCAGTCAATTTCATTTTACTGTTCCCATTGTAGTCGAGTCTTTTAATCCTGAAGCTGAGATCCTCGCCAATAATATAATCGATCCGATTCGTCCCACCTCTCAAAAACGGCGACGAACCTCTAAGAAGAAAAAATAACTTAAAACCCTTGTCAAGATAGTTGACAAAAAAACGAAAAGAGTGTACTAATGTTCTTTTCTGATTGATGATGCAAATTTAAGTGTCTTCAATTCGAGAATGTTTCATATTCAGGTTAGTTTGGGTAATCTAAGATTGATAGATTATGATACCCGAAGATAACTCTATTGATTTAAAGGAAAAATTGCTCAACAGGGATATGAATCAAGCAAGTTCTTCTATAAAATACAAAGGCAACCTAACCCCCCTAAAAATCAGTCATAAGACTTCTAATTTCCCCTTAAATTAGATTCTAAGTGAAAAATTACCCCTACAGGAGAGAAAACAATGGGCGTTGTTTTACAAGTCGGAGAGCAAAAAATTACCGAATCGGATTTATATCCTTTACTAGGGCAATACCGATTGTTGCCTCAGCTAGTGAAGGAAATTATCATCGATCAAGCCATTGCTGAGATTGAGTGTACCCCTGAAGAACAACAGATGGCTCGAAATTTGTTTTATCAGCAAAATCAACTCACCTCAGAGGAAAAAATTCAAGCATGGCTCAAACAACAAGGAATAACCAGAGAACAACTTGAATATTTATCACTACGGGAATTAAAGCTAGAAAAATTTAAACAAGTCACCTGGGGCAATAAAATAGAACCCTACTTTCTCAAAATTAAAGGAAAACTCGATCGGGTCATTTATTCGTTAATTCGTACCAAAGATACAGGAATTGCCCAGGAACTTTATTTTCGGATTCAAGATCAAGAAAATACCTTTGAAGAATTAGCTAAAAAATATTCTCAAGGGCCAGAAGCACAAACCGGTGGATTAATTGGCCCAGTAGAACTCAACGTTCCTCATCCCACCATTTCTCAAATGTTAATGGGGAGTCAACCTGGACAATTGTGGCCGCCTACTCAAATCGGCGAATGGATTATTATCATTCGACTAGAACAAAGGATTTCTACTCCTTTAGATCAACAAACTCAACAAAGAATTCTCAATGAATTATTTCAAGGATGGCTAATTGCTCAAATGCAACAAATTGTCTCTTTCTTACCCTCGACAGAGTCTATTAATCCATAATCAAGGATAGATAGAGAGTCTATTTTTTTTTAACTTATGGCCAGTTATTGATGATCCATCTCTCATGAGCTACACAACTATTGACTTTCAACAATTTTTAACCAAAGTTGCCCCTTTTGATCAACTCCCCGAAAAAGTAGTCACTGAAATAACCCCTAAATTTCAGCCTTGGCGTTATCGTATGGGTCAAGTGATCCTCAGAAAGGATAAAATCCCTTCCCATTTAGTCATTCTCTACGAAGGGCAAGCTCGTCTATTAGGCTATGATCCCCGGACGCAAATGCCCACGACTTTAGAATTGTTCCAACCGGGAGAGGTGTTTGGTTGGATTAATTTTATTAGAGATACCTCTTGTGAAACGGTGATCGCCTCGACAGAAGTGATCTGTTTAGCTCTTAAAAAACAAGATTTTTTAGATTTATTAGCAAAATATCCCGAATTTAAAGCAAAATTTGAAAATAAACCGACTTTAATCGAAGTTTTTGACCTGGCTGGTTCATATTTTAATCAACAAGCTCAAGGAGAAGGGGATCTTAAACAGATCGCCAAAAATTTAATCGCTCATGCTAGGGTTGAGTATCTTTCTCCGGGCAAAACTACCCTCGACACTCATCCTAATTTGGCAGATCCTCGCCTCCTTTGGTTAGTCAGTGGGGGAGAAGCGCCGGTTAATTTTCCCATTGGCAGTCATCTTCATTTAACCGATGAACAACAGGTGATCGAAGTCTCTCGCGGGACGATTCGCTTAATTGGCTTACCTGCGGAACAATTGCAATTGCCTCAACAAAGGGATGATCTGTTATCTCAGATGCTCCCCGAAGTCCCCCCCGACACTTTGATTGACGTTGCTCCTCAAGACTCTCCAAGTGCTTTAGTGACTCAGTCTGAAGAGGCCATTATTCCCACAGACCCGGAAAGCGAACCCATTCCCTATGCAAAAAGTGCCCTAATTGAAACAGGAATTAGCGATAATCTTCCTGAAACCAAAGACAAGAAACGCTATCCTTTTATTCGAGGGAAAACCCCCTTAGAATCGGGGATGGCTTGTTTCCAAATGATTTGTCAGTATTTTGGGATGCCTTTTCGCCGAGACATTATTCGTCGGGTTCTCTCGGATCAACTTCAGAGGATGGGGAGTTTGTCGCTTCCGTTGTGCGGCGCAATTACAGAATTAATGGGTCTCAATAGTCAGTTAATTACGATTAACTCCGATTCTATTTTACAAATTAAAGCTCCTGCCCTCATTCGCTGGCAAGATACCTTAGCGATTATTTACGAAATTAACTCTAAACGGGTTGTGATCGCTGTTCCCGAAATTGGAATTTTACGACGGAAACCGGCTGATTTTATCGAAGCTTGGGGAGCGCAAGGAGAAGTTTTACTCTTACAAAAAAGTAAAGAAACGCCTCAACGGAAATTTGGACTCAATTGGTTTATTCCTGCTCTGATTCAATACCGTCGTGTTTTAGTTGAAGTTTTTATTGCTTCCTTTTTTGTCCAACTCTTTGCCTTAGCTAATCCCTTGATGATTCAGGTAATCATCGATAAAGTGATTGTGCAAAATAGCCCGGATACCCTCCATGTGTTGGGGATTTTTCTCCTGATTATGGCTTTATTTGAAGCCTTATTAGGGGCAATGCGAACCAATCTCTTTGTCGATACCACCAACCGCATCGATATGAGTCTCGGCTCAGAAATTATCGATCACCTATTACGACTTCCTTTAAGATACTTTGAACGGCGACCGGTTGGGGAAATTTCGACCCGGGTTAATGAACTGGAAAATATTCGTCAGTTTCTCACAGGAACGGCGTTAACCGTTGTTTTAGATGCCCTTTTCTCGGTGGTTTATATCGTCGTTATGCTCATCTATAGCGTGGTATTAACAGCTTGGGCGTTAGCGGTTGTGCCGATTTTAGTGATTGTCACCGCCGTTTTTTCGCCAGTTATCCGCAAACAACTACGCACCAAAGCAGAACGCAATGCGGAAACCCAGTCTTATCTGGTGGAAGTCATGTCAGGAATTCAAACGGTTAAGGCGCAAAATATCGAATTACGCTCCCGTTGGCAATGGCAAGAACGCTACGCGCGTTATGTTTCGGCTGGATTTAATACGGTTATTACCTCGACGTTTGCCAGTTCTTTAAGTAATTTCTTTAATAAACTTTCGGGTTTATTGGTGTTGTGGGTCGGCGCTTATTTAGTTTTAGAAGGAGAGTTAACCCTAGGTCAGTTAATCGCCTTCCGGATTATTGCCGGTTACGTAACTTCTCCCATTTTACGCTTAACTCAACTGTGGCAAAATTTCCAAGAAACCGCCTTATCTTTAGAACGGTTAGCGGATATTGTCGATACTCCTCAAGAAGCAGAAGACGATCGAGATAACATTCCCATGCCTTTAATTAAAGGGAGTGTTAAATTTGAAAATGTCTCTTTCCGCTTCCAAAAACACGGCCCTTTACAACTGTACAATGTCAATTTAGAGTTTCCCGCCGGAACTTTTGTGGCCTTGGTGGGACAAAGTGGTGCCGGAAAAAGTACCTTAACCAAACTGCTGTCTCGGTTATATGAACCTGAATCAGGCCGAATTCTCGTAGATGGTTATGATATTAATAAAGTAGAACTTTATTCCCTCCGTCGTCAAATCGGGGTAGTTCCCCAAGAAACCCTCCTGTTTGATGGGACGGTACAAGAAAATATTGCTCTGACTAATCCTGATGCTAGCATCGAGGAAATTGTCGAAGCCGCTCAAGTGGCCGCCGCCCATGAATTTATTATGAATTTACCCAGTGGGTACAATACTAGGGTTGGGGAAAGAGGAGCATCTTTATCTGGGGGACAACGTCAAAGAATTGCGATCGCTCGTTCAGTGTTACAAAGACCGCAAGTTTTGGTATTAGATGAAGCTACCAGTGCTTTAGACTACGCCACTGAACAACAAGTCTGTGTCAATCTTTCGGTTGCCTTTAAAGATCGGACTGTATTTTTCATTACTCACCGTCTCGCTTCGATCCGAAGTGCTGATACGATCGTGATGATGGATGCGGGAACAGTCGTAGAAATTGGAACTCACTCAGAATTGATGGCGATGAAGGGACGCTATTACTATTTATATCAGCAGCAAGAAGCTAATCTCTAAACTAGAGCAATTAAACTGTAACTATTTATAAAAGGAAAGATAAACCTATGAGTCAAATGAATGGACATAACGGGAACGGCCATTACTCTAATGGCCATCATGCCAATGGTAACGGTAACGGTAACGGTAACGGCCACAAGTCAGGAATGATAACCACTGCACCGAAACCTGAAATTAAAGATTCTCAGTCTTTTAATTTTCTTCCTTCTTTTACTGCTCCCGAAAAAGGGGTGGTTTTGCGTCAATCTCCCACATGGTCTAGGGGAGTCGTTTGGACGATTGTGGGTGTAACGGTAGCAGCTATCATTTGGGCGGCGGTAGCCCCCATAGAACAAGTTGTACAAGCCACCGGACAGCTAAAACCCCAAGGAAAAGTCAAAGAAGTTCAAGCTCCGGTTAATGGAGTGGTTAAAGAAGTTTTGGTTAAAGATGGGGAAAAGGTAGAAAAAGGAGAAGTTTTAGTTATTTTTGATACTGAGGCTTCTAAGGCAGAATTAGCCTCTTATAAACAGATTCGTCAAGCTCTCCAGCAAGAAAATCAATTTTATCAAATGTTGATGGAGGAAAATCTCGATCCTTCTCAAGTAGAAACCGCAATTATTCAGTTAAAATTGCCGAAAGAAGTGGCAACGTTAGCCCGAAATCGCATCGCCTTAATGGCAGAAAATCAACTCTTTCGGATTCAAGTCGGGGAATCTGTTGCCAATGCTGCCCTCGATCGAGAACAATTTGCTCGTCTTGAGGCAGCTAGGAGAGAATTAGACTCTAGAGCTTTGGCGGCTAAATTAGAAATTAATCAATTGCAAAAACAACTCAGTCAAACTCAAGTTCAATTGGCAGATGCAGAAAGTCAATTAGTCGCCGATCGTTTAGTTTTACAAGAGATTAAAACTCGCAATGAGGATTTATTGCAACAATCTCAAGCCAGTTTAAAAATTGAGCAACAAATTCTCAGTGAAATTTCCCCATTAGCAGAAGAAGGGGCTTTAGCTCGCTATCAAATTAATAAACAGCAACAATCGGTCAACGATCGCATTGCGGATATTGTAGAAAAACAAGGCAATGGAGAGATTGAGTATAAAAAACAATTGCAACAAATTGAGACTCGTATAGCGGAAATTCAACGGTTTCAAGAAGAAGAACAAAGACTTCAAGCCGCAATTTCTCAGGCTAGAGAAAGATATATGAATACTCAAGCGGTGACGGAAAAAGATGTGCGGGATAGAATCGCTGAAAACAAAAAACGCATGGCTGAAGTTGATAGTCAGTTAACTAAAATTATCGTCGATAATAGAAATCGAATTGCTGAATACGATAGTCAAATTAGTCGAGCGAACCAAACCTTAAGATATCAAGAATTAAGAGCGCCTGTAGGGGGAACAGTGTTTGATTTACAAGCTTTTCCGGGCTTTGTTCCTCAACCTTCTCAAGCGGAAGCTCTCCTCAAAATCGTTCCTGATGACTATTTAATTGCTGAGGTCGATGTGATCAATAAAGATATTGGTTTTGTTCGCAATGACATGAAAGCTGATATCAGAATTGATTCTTTTCCGTTTAGTGAATACGGAGATATTAAAGGAAAAGTGGTTTCTATTGGCTCAGATGCTTTACCTCCTGATGAAATTTATAAGTATTATCGATTCCCGACTAGAATTCAATTAGATGATCAATTCCTCAAGATCCAGAATAGAGAAATTCCTTTACAATCAGGGATGTCTATCAGTGCCAACATTAAGATCCGGGAAAATCGCACTGTGTTGAGTCTGTTTACTGAACAATTTACCCGCAGTGTCGAATCTCTTAAAAAAGTGGATTAATTATTTCAAGCAAAACTTACGCTTAATAAGTCGTCCTTTAAACCCCCTTTCAACGGTAGGGCTGTTTCATTTTCAAAGGACACTGCCACCCTGAAGGATGCAGCTATACGAGCGAAGCCCGCCTACGCGGGCTAAATTTTTTGCTATTAATAAATATTAAATATAGCGTTTCTCTTTCTTGATGAGGTACACCTAACTCCAGCAAAGCTGCCCCCTGCCTCAAACCCAAAACTCTGTACCTCACCGGGACTGAGAATTGCTATATTGAAGCCTGCCTACTCAGGCTTAGTCCGTATAGCCACAGGCTTCAGCCTGCGGGGGTTTATAATAAATAATGGATAATAAATAATGGACAATTAATAATTGATAATTGATAATTATTTTGCTAAAAGCGGACGAAAAAACCAATAAATTATTCAACGATAATGCAACCCAATAGCCGTTTAAAGCTCATACAAACTCTCAATCGTTTATCTGTTGAGCAACTAGAGCAGGTTATTTTTACCCTCAAACCCCCACCAGGAATTATACCCCCGTCAATGGCATCGGTGGGTAATCGCACTTCTGCTTTATTACACTGGGCAGAATCTAGCGGAGGTTGTGGACTAGAAAAAGTCAATCAAACTCTTGAAGAGATTCTTAATTTTTCAGATTCTTTACCTGAAAATCCTCAATTTCTTGAACAATTTGCTCATCGATTCAAAAGAAATGCCTCAGTTGAACTTTCTGCCTTAGAAGTTCGTAATCGAATTGGATTACTCGATAAAGTTAAACAATCTTGGATTAAGGGAATATTAGATAAATCTTTACATTGGAAAGTCGCTATTGATTTAAATTTGACAGAAGAACTCGGATTAGTAGACCATTTTTCGAGTCAAATTCAAGAAATCCCCCCAGAAAATCAACCGAATTCATTTCCCGAAGCTTCTTTAGTTAATTTAATTGCAGAAATTGGCGAAGGGGCAACATTATTAATTCTCGGTGAACCGGGTTCGGGAAAAACAATTACTCTCTTAAGATTAGCTCAATATTTAATTATTGAAGCTGAAAAAGATGAAAGACAACCTATTCCCGTTATTTTTAATTTGTCCTCTTGGCAAACTCGATTTAAAACCTTAGAAGAGTGGTTACTTCAAGAATTTACCCTGAAATATCAAATCCCTAAAAAAGTGGCCAAGGGTTGGATAAAAAAACAACAATTACAGTTACTTTTAGATGGATTAGATGAAGTCAGTACAGAAGCTAGAGAAAGCTGTGTGATAGCTTTAAATCAGTTTCTTCAGGAAAATGGGTTAACTGAAGTCATTGTCTGTAGTCGTCGGCAAAACTATTCACAATTATCTAATCGATTGAAGTTTCAACAAGCGATCTCTATTCAACCTTTAACTGAAGAACAAATTAATCACTATTTCACTCAAGCCGGAGAAGAATTACAAGGAGTTAAACAGTTAATAGAAGAAGATCCCATTTTGGCTGATTTGGCTAAATCTCCCCTCATGCTCAGTATTATGACTCTTGCTTATCAAGGTAAATCGGCTGAAGATTTATTAAGGATGAGTTCTTCATCAGAGCGACGGGTACATTTATTTAATGCTTATGTCAAGAGAATGTTTTATCGTCAAAGACATGAAAATGATGATAAAAAGTCTAAGGTTTCTGACCAAAAAGTCAGTCATTATTTAAACTGGTTAGCTCAAAAAATGGAGCGACAATCACAGACAGAATTTCTCATAGAAGCCATGCAACCCCGATTACTTTTAAATTCAGTTGAGCGTCGAATTTATCAAGGTAGTATTGCTTTTGTGATTATGACTCTATGGGGAATCATCCATTTAGGACTTTTGGGATTCCATCATAGTTTTCAGGGAAGATTACCCTATACACCAGAGGGAGGACTTTTAAGAGGAGTAATAGGAGGGATTATAGCCGGCTTAATTTGTGGTTTATTTGGTGGGTTAGTGGGGAGTATTAAACAAGAAAAAATCGCACAAGTTTTTAATGGATTAATTTGGGGGATAACTTATGGAACTGTGTTTGCCTTGATTTGGCAAAAAGTTGGATTTGGCATCGCTTACGGAATTCTTTATGGATTAGTCGGATGTTTAATTTATCGAACTATTCATCGCTCAATAGAAACTGTAGAATTGATGCAATGGTCTTGGAAAAAAGCCAGTTTAAATGTTTTAGTCGCCTTAATTATTGGCTTGAGTTTAACTTTATCGGGCGCATTGGGAGAAATTAAAAGTATTATTATTGGTCTAGGAGTTTTATTTATTTTTGCTTTTACTAAAAGAAATATCATAGAATTTAAGTCAATTATTCCTAATCAAGGGATCTGGAATTCTCTCGCTAATGCTCAAAGATTATTTATCATTGTGGCAAGCATTACCGGAGTTTTGATGGGACTAGCTGAGGCGCGAGAAAAAGCTCCAATACTTAACGATCGGGAGACTTTAATTTATGGGATCATTAATGGTATTGTTGATGGCACTATTTTAGGATTACTGGCCGGATTAATTGGCGCAGAAGGCTCAGGGATTACTTGTTTAAAACATTTAACGTTACGGTTTATTCTTTGGTGTAAAGGTTATATTCCTTGGAATTATAAAAAGTTTCTCGATCAGAGTGTTGAACTTATTTTCCTGAGAAGAAATGGGGGCAGTTATAGTTTTATTCATCGCACATTAAGGGAATATTGGACTGAATTTAAGCCCCCTTTATCACAATTGAGAGATTTTTCTGGAGAAAGGCAACAGAATTAAGATTAAACATGAGTTAGGACTTTAATCTAGTTCTTTTGTATTGACACGAGAAGAACTAGGTTAATTTTTGTTTAAGAAATTTGACCTCGGAGTTAAATTTTTGTTAAAAATGAATTCTGACTCCTAAAAAATGTTATCAATAAGACAGAGAAAGCTAGTTGAAAAAATTTCTTTTTAAAGAGCAAGCTTTTTTCCTGACTCGCGGTAGTAATCTACTGCAACGCCTATGAAATGCCATCAATGCCCTACAAGTTGTCGTAAGACATCCCCCTCTCTATTCAATAAGTTATTGCCATTTTTTTCTAAAAAGTCCTCCTCACAGACTGTCAATTTGAGCCAGATTCCTCAAATCGCCTTGGTAGGAATGCCTAATGTGGGAAAAAGTGTTTTATTTCATGCGTTAACTGGAACTTATGTCACCGTTTCTAATTATCCGGGCACAACCGTAGAAGTTTCCAGAGGACAAACCTCAATTGGCGATCGCTCGGTGGCGGTTATCGATACTCCAGGGATGTATTCATTAGTGCCTATCACAGAAGAGGAAAGAGTCGCGCGAGATTTATTACTAAAAGAACCAATTGATTTAGCGATTCATGTGTTAGATGCTAAAAATTTAGCGAGAATGTTACCCTTAACCTTTCAATTGTTAGAAACAGGAATTCCCGTCTTATTAGCTGTCAATATGATGGATGAAGCGCGACAATTAGAGATTGAAATTAATCCAGAAGAACTAGAAAAACAATTAGGAATCCCCGTAGTGACAATGGCAGTTGCTCAAGGTCGGGGAGTGAAAGAATTATACAGGAGAATGGCGAATTATGTCCCATCAGATTGCTTATCCCCCGCCTATTGAAGAGGCGATCGCTTCTGTCGAATCTTTGTTATCGTTTGATCAGCCTTCCTCTGTTTCTCGGCGTAGTATAGCTCTAATGTTGTTACAGCAAGATGCTTCGATTTGGGAAAGTTTAGGCTTAAAAAAAAGTCACTATCTAGAACTAGAAGGAATTATTAAACAAACGCAACAAAAAATCGGCGAACCCGTTTCAATTGCCATTGCTTCCTATCGGCAAAAACTCGCCTGGCAAATCGAAAAACAAGTTCTCAAAGAACCCTCTCAAAGTAAGCCCCCATTAACGGAAATTTTACATCGATTAACGGTTAATCCTTTAACCGGCTTTCCTATTTTGCTCCTCATTCTTTACTACGGAATTTATAAATTTGTCGGAGAATTCGGGGCGGGGACTTTAGTTGATGCGATAGAAGGGTTTTTTGAGGCTAGAATTAACCCCTTTGTTAATGAGATTGTCGCCCTTATTTTTCCTTGGCAACCTCTGCAAGATTTATTTGCCAATGACTACGGAATTATTACCCTAGGAATTCGCTACGCTACAGCAATTGTCTTGCCGATTGTGGCGACTTTTTTCTTAATGTTTTCTTTTTTAGAAGATAGTGGCTATTTACCCCGATTATCTTTAATGCTCGATCGGATATTTAAATTTTTAGGGTTATCAGGACGGGCGGTTATTCCCATTGTTTTAGGGTTAGGGTGTGATACGATGGCTACCCTTGTCACCCGAACTTTAGAAACTAAACGAGAACGATTAATTGCTACCTTTCTACTCTCTTTAGCCATTCCTTGTGCGGCTCAATGGGGGGTAATTTTAGGACTATTGGCACAAAAACCAGCCGCTTTGATGTTTTGGGGAGGATTTATTCTGTCCATTTTTCTCTTAGCTGGCTTTTTAATGTCTCGATTTTTGCCCGGACAAGAAGCAGGATTTTATATCGAAATTCCCCCGTTACGGTTTCCCAAACTGAAAAATATCCTCACCAAAACTTATGTTAGGATGAAATGGTATTTTTTAGAAATTCTTCCCATTTTTATCTGGGCTTCGGTTTTAATTTGGTTAGGACGACTGACAGGGTTATTTAATTTAATTGTGAGTTGGATTGAACCGGTGAGTCTGGCTTTAGGATTACCGAAAGAAACAGCCCCAATTTTCTTATATGGCTTTTTCCGACGGGATTATGGGGCGGCGGGATTATTTGATTTACAAGGTAATCACAGCTTAAATGGGAATCAATTAGTGATTGCTGCTATTGTTCTTACCCTCTTTTTACCCTGTGTCGCTCAATTACAAATTATGGGGAAAGAGCGAGGATGGAAAACCACAACGGCAATCGTGTTATTTATCTTTCCTTTTGCCTTTTTGATGGGCTATTTGGTCAATTTATTTTTAACGGTTTTCGGAGTCAGCTTATGATGACACTTTCTAAGTTAAAAACAGGAGAAAAGGCAATTGTTGCCCCTTGGCAAACCTCCGATAATACTCTAATCCGAAAATTAATGACGATGGGGATTATGCCGGGAGTTGCTATCAAATTAGAACAACAATTTCCCTCTTTTATCGTCCAAGTCGGCAGAACTCGCGCCGCTTTCGATCGAGAAACAGCAAAATTAATTTATGTCGAGAGGGGTTAAGGTTGGAATATAGCATTGTTCATCACACTCCTGGGCGTGTTAGATATCGAATTCCTCAGTTGGCTAATGATCCAGAAATGGCCGAAAATTTGTATAATTTGTTTTCTGGAGAAGAGTATGTCACTGATGTTCGTATTAGGGCATTCGTGGGTTCTGTAGTTGTTAATTATCAAAGTGAGTCTTTATCTCAAGAGACAATCTGCTCCTATTTAGAGAATTTGATTCAAATTTCTGATACGGTTTTTCCCGGCAAGATCAACAAAAAATCTCAAGGTTGAGATCAATAATTTTAGGATTTAGGTAAGAAATAAGAAACAGACAATCATCTATTTTTTACCTAAAAAATCCTAAAAATTTACTGATTTAATAGCGAGGAAAAGGGTTACTTTTTCTCAGTTTTTTAATGCTTGTATTTATAAAAAAATGTTTAATCCCTTTTTTCAATTAACTTGTTATACCAATTCTGAAAATTTTAACTATACAATCTTCTCGCTTAAATTGTAGGATGCGTTACCTGACGCATCAAAGACTGTAGTTTGAGCTTTCAGAAATGGTATTAAATATTGTAAATATTAATTGAGAATCTATCTTAATAGATTGCTCAAATTTAAAACAAGGGTTAATATCCCTTACAAAAAGCCCCAAAACTCTCGACCTAAACTGATCACTTTTTTAATGCTAATTATTATCAAAAGCTTGTTATTAAAAGCGATTGTGATCGACTAGATGAAAGTAGTATTCTAAATAGTAACAGATAGAAAGAAAGGATTAGTTAAAGGTGAAATATGGTGTTGTTCATCAAAGTTCTGGGCGCGTCAGATTTCGCATCCCAAGTTTAGCCCATGACCCTCAATTAGTCGAAAATTTGCAAAATCTACTTGAGGGAGAGGATTATGTCACCTCAGTTCGCATCAAACCTTTTGCCGGTTCTGTGGTGGTTAATTATCAAAGTGAGTCTTTATCTGATGAGAAAATCTGCTCTTATTTAGAAAAGTTGATCCAAATTTCCGAGCAAGTTTTTCCGGAAAAAGTGGACAAAATCCCCTCAAATTCCCAAACAGAAGACCCCTCAGATCAGTCTGAATTAAAATTAGCCGCCGTTGCGACATTTTTAGCCTCCCTCAAAGAGTTAGTCAATATTCCTATTCCTGGGGGTATTGTTGCTACTTCTGTGATGGCCGCTAGTTGGCCGGTGACAAAACGAGCCGCTCAAAGTCTCTGGACAAAGGGTAAGCTCAATATAGACTGTCTTGATGTCATTGCCCTAACCTTCTGTAGTCTTCAAGGACGATGGTTGACTCCGGCTTTATTATTACTGCTGCATGAATTCGGCGATTTTATCCGCGATCGCACTGCCCGCACTTCTACCCAAGAAGCCACAGATTTACTCGCTACTTTAGGTCATTTTGCCTGGGTCGATCGTAACGGAAAACAGCAAATTCCGATCGATCAGGTAGAGATAGGAGATACCGTCATTGTCTATCCGGGGGAACAAATACCCGTAGATGGGGAAATTATCAAAGGGAAAGCTTCCATCGATCAACAAAAATTGACCGGTGAATCCATGCCAGTCGTGCGAGAAGTAGGAGAGAC belongs to Gloeothece citriformis PCC 7424 and includes:
- a CDS encoding FeoB small GTPase domain-containing protein, with amino-acid sequence MSQIPQIALVGMPNVGKSVLFHALTGTYVTVSNYPGTTVEVSRGQTSIGDRSVAVIDTPGMYSLVPITEEERVARDLLLKEPIDLAIHVLDAKNLARMLPLTFQLLETGIPVLLAVNMMDEARQLEIEINPEELEKQLGIPVVTMAVAQGRGVKELYRRMANYVPSDCLSPAY
- a CDS encoding ferrous iron transporter B, encoding MSHQIAYPPPIEEAIASVESLLSFDQPSSVSRRSIALMLLQQDASIWESLGLKKSHYLELEGIIKQTQQKIGEPVSIAIASYRQKLAWQIEKQVLKEPSQSKPPLTEILHRLTVNPLTGFPILLLILYYGIYKFVGEFGAGTLVDAIEGFFEARINPFVNEIVALIFPWQPLQDLFANDYGIITLGIRYATAIVLPIVATFFLMFSFLEDSGYLPRLSLMLDRIFKFLGLSGRAVIPIVLGLGCDTMATLVTRTLETKRERLIATFLLSLAIPCAAQWGVILGLLAQKPAALMFWGGFILSIFLLAGFLMSRFLPGQEAGFYIEIPPLRFPKLKNILTKTYVRMKWYFLEILPIFIWASVLIWLGRLTGLFNLIVSWIEPVSLALGLPKETAPIFLYGFFRRDYGAAGLFDLQGNHSLNGNQLVIAAIVLTLFLPCVAQLQIMGKERGWKTTTAIVLFIFPFAFLMGYLVNLFLTVFGVSL
- a CDS encoding FeoA family protein, coding for MMTLSKLKTGEKAIVAPWQTSDNTLIRKLMTMGIMPGVAIKLEQQFPSFIVQVGRTRAAFDRETAKLIYVERG
- a CDS encoding HMA2 domain-containing protein, giving the protein MEYSIVHHTPGRVRYRIPQLANDPEMAENLYNLFSGEEYVTDVRIRAFVGSVVVNYQSESLSQETICSYLENLIQISDTVFPGKINKKSQG